From the Syngnathoides biaculeatus isolate LvHL_M chromosome 10, ASM1980259v1, whole genome shotgun sequence genome, one window contains:
- the plch2b gene encoding 1-phosphatidylinositol 4,5-bisphosphate phosphodiesterase eta-2 → MAYIYMIRQYKTLITFFCVCVGGGHCAVVERCMCTMQTGTQMTKLKGKKKGLMRFYYLDEHRSCIRWRPSRKHDKAKITIDSIHEVREGKKSEVFRKYADNRFDPNCCFSIYYGERVKSLDLVSTNGEEARTWITGLKYLMAGISDEDSLARRQRTRDQWLQQTFSEADKNGDGTLSIGEVHQLLHKLNVNLPRQKVREMFQEAETDENQGSLGFEEFCFFYKMISTRRDLYLIMISYSNQKEVMDLHDLARFLENEQKMRGLGREHLMDIVARFEPCPENLQHLVLGIDGFTNYMRSPGGDIFNPEHNQVNQDMTQPLCNYFIATSHNTYLTGDQLLSQSSVEMYGYVLQAGCRCVEVDCWDGPDGEPIIHHGYTLTSKILFKEVIETINKYAFTKSQYPVILSIENHCTVPQQKKMAEYLREVLQDKLDLSNVNTLESKKLPSPEMLKGKILVKGKKLPANLDPNAEEGDVSDEDTGDEEEEEDDKEEDSQEENSGLAARHLKKKKRRFGRSIIRSFKRKRKKRMRLRSKVRSDGESDYSSSSRDRTQIVYHPKKRKTMRLSRALSDLVKYTKSVRVHDIETQAFMNSWQVSSLNETVMNQIVLLKPGQLVRFNQRQLLRVYPSNYRVDSSNFNPQPYWNAGCHMVAMNYQTEGRMLELNRAKFSTNGNCGYILKPKIICKGAFNPNLEDPLPGKRKIQLVLKIISGQQLPKPKDSMFGDRGEIIDPFVEVEIIGLPVDCSKQQTRVIDDNGFNPMWEETLVFHILMPQMALVRFQVWDHDPIGRDFIGQRTIAFTSMMPGYRHVYLEGMAESSIFVHISIIDGRIKPATAVQVAKKHIQKAAQKHMKGPHRQPSLDSSVHSSEDWPPPHLRKDADSFSQDSRIGEMSPLVQGPAYRAAMHKGIMSEPVRRAHRVRIHDPAQMRRGIFSKMSSTDSKPPSTLMLQDSFDLDSPSCPNSPTEDRQDPAAANFSELQSLSEAAELQIPPTFGPKELEPPVVVRPEAMTEQEPPGEPPPETPQSKPQPLNADAKIVPLIPPPSPARVRRTLEASATPRPTTPIRTKVRSRSCPRKPTSSPITPMVSRKPVSHWQTWRVQSTGKDSGRQVRPIPNGLCLSDSSSSSGSSSDSLEFSDAPVAAGAQQCDGTLQREMRALFDEKMREIRCKSPLFFDAWDV, encoded by the exons ATGGCATACATTTATATGATTCGTCAGTATAAAACtctgattacttttttttgtgtgtgtgtgggggggggtcactgtGCTGTAGTGGAGAGGTGCATGTGCACAATGCAAACGGGGACGCAGATGACCAAActgaagggaaagaagaaggGACTCATGCGCTTCTACTACTTGGATGAACACCGCTCATGCATCCGGTGGCGTCCCTCAAGGAAACACGACAAAGCCAAAA TTACAATTGACTCCATCCACGAGGTCCGCGAAGGGAAAAAGTCAGAGGTTTTCCGCAAGTACGCCGACAATCGCTTCGACCCAAACTGCTGCTTTAGCATTTACTACGGCGAGCGCGTCAAATCCCTGGACCTGGTCAGCACCAACGGCGAGGAGGCCCGCACGTGGATCACCGGACTCAAGTACCTCATGGCCGGCATCAGCGATGAAGACAGTTTGGCTCGGAGGCAACGGACCCGTGATCA GTGGCTTCAGCAGACTTTCTCGGAAGCGGACAAAAACGGAGACGGCACCCTCAGCATCGGAGAAGTCCACCAGCTTCTTCACAAGCTCAACGTGAATCTTCCCAGGCAGAAAGTCCGGGAGATGTTCCAG GAGGCGGAGACAGACGAAAACCAGGGTTCTTTAGGCTTTGAGGAATTTTGCTTCTTCTACAAGATGATATCCACACGGCGAGACCTCTACCTCATCATGATTTCTTACAGCAACCAAAAAGAAGTCATGGACCTGCACGACCTCGCCCGCTTCCTGGAGAACGAGCAGAAG ATGAGAGGTCTCGGCAGAGAGCACCTGATGGACATCGTCGCCAGGTTTGAGCCGTGTCCTGAGAACCTGCAGCATCTGGTTTTGGGAATAGACG GTTTTACCAACTACATGCGAAGTCCAGGCGGTGACATCTTCAACCCTGAGCACAACCAGGTGAACCAGGACATGACGCAGCCACTGTGCAACTACTTCATCGCCACGTCGCACAACACCTACCTGACCGGAGACCAGCTGCTGTCTCAGTCCAGTGTGGAGATGTACGGTTACGTTCTCCAGGCCGGCTGTCGCTGCGTGGAAG TGGACTGCTGGGACGGGCCGGATGGTGAGCCCATCATCCACCACGGCTACACCTTGACCTCCAAAATCCTTTTCAAAGAAGTCATCGAAACGATTAACAAATACGCCTTCACCAAATCACA GTACCCGGTGATTTTGTCCATAGAAAACCATTGCACTGTGCCTCAACAGAAGAAGATGGCAGAATACCTGAGAGAGGTGCTCCAGGATAAGCTCGACCTGTCCAACGTCAACAcgcttgaaagcaagaaactCCCCTCCCCAGAAAtgctaaaaggaaaaatattagtCAAG GGAAAGAAGCTCCCAGCAAACCTGGACCCGAATGCCGAGGAAGGAGATGTGTCTGATGAAGACACCGGGgacgaggaagaagaggaagatgacaaAGAGGAGGATTCCCAG GAGGAAAACAGTGGTCTGGCTGCTCGAcacctgaagaagaagaagaggcgcTTTGGCAGATCCATCATCAGGAGCTTCAAACGCAAG AGGAAAAAGAGAATGCGACTGAGGAGTAAAGTCAGGTCTGACGGAGAGTCGGactacagcagcagcagcagggacAGGACGCAAATTGTTTATCACCCGAA GAAGAGGAAGACAATGAGGTTGTCCCGTGCTCTGTCCGACCTCGTCAAGTACACAAAATCTGTTCGAGTGCACGATATAGAAACACAAG cATTTATGAACAGTTGGCAGGTGTCGTCGCTCAATGAAACCGTCATGAACCAGATCGTCCTGCTGAAGCCCGGTCAGTTGGTGCGCTTCAACCAGCGTCAACTCCTGAGGGTCTACCCGTCCAACTACAGGGTGGACTCCAGCAACTTCAATCCGCAACCCTACTGGAACGCAGGATGTCACATGG TTGCGATGAACTATCAAACAGAGGGTCGCATGCTTGAACTGAACCGAGCTAAGTTCTCAACCAACGGAAACTGTGGATACATTCTGAAGCCTAAAATCATTTGTAAAG GTGCCTTTAACCCCAATTTGGAAGATCCACTTCCAGGAAAAAGGAAGATTCAGTTAGTTTTGAAGATCATCAGTGGACAGCAGCTTCCCAAACCCAAAGACTCCATGTTTGGGGACAGGGGAGAG ATCATTGATCCCTTTGTGGAGGTTGAAATCATTGGTCTACCCGTCGACTGTTCAAAGCAGCAGACCAGAGTGATAGATGATAATG GTTTTAACCCCATGTGGGAGGAGACGCTCGTCTTTCACATTCTAATGCCCCAGATGGCTCTGGTGCGCTTCCAAGTGTGGGATCATGATCCCATTGGGAGGGATTTCATTGGCCAGAGGACAATAGCCTTCACCAGCATGATGCCAG GTTATCGACATGTGTACTTGGAAGGGATGGCAGAGTCTTCTATCTTTGTTCACATTTCCATCATTGATGGGAGG ATAAAGCCGGCAACTGCTGTGCAAGTGGCCAAAAAGCACATCCAAAAGGCAGCTCAGAAGCACATGAAGGGACCCCACAGGCAGCCGTCCCTCGACTCATCCGTGCATTCCTCGGAAGATTGGCCTCCTCCACATCTCCGCAAGGATGCAGACTCCTTCTCCCAGGACAGCAGGATTGGAGAAATGTCACCTCTGGTCCAAGGGCCCGCCTACAGGGCCGCTATGCACAAAGGGATCATGAGCGAACCCGTGAGACGTGCCCACCGTGTCAGAATTCATGACCCAGCTCAGATGAGGAGAGGCATATTCAGCAAGATGTCGTCCACAGATTCAAAACCACCGTCGACGTTAATGCTTCAAGACAGCTTTGACCTGGACAGCCCTTCTTGTCCGAACAGTCCCACTGAGGACAGACAGGATCCAGCTGCAGCTAACTTCAGTGAGCTTCAGTCTTTGTCTGAAGCTGCTGAGTTACAGATACCTCCCACGTTTGGACCAAAGGAGCTTGAACCTCCCGTGGTGGTCCGACCAGAAGCAATGACTGAACAAGAACCACCGGGGGAACCTCCACCTGAAACCCCTCAATCAAAACCACAACCCCTAAATGCTGACGCCAAAATTGTACCTCTCATCCCTCCACCATCTCCGGCCCGGGTCAGAAGGACCTTGGAGGCATCGGCCACCCCCAGACCCACCACCCCAATACGAACAAAGGTCCGCTCGCGCAGCTGCCCTCGAAAACCGACCAGCTCCCCTATCACGCCCATGGTGAGCCGCAAGCCTGTTTCCCACTGGCAGACCTGGCGAGTCCAGAGCACGGGCAAGGACAGCGGCCGCCAGGTGAGACCTATACCCAACGGTCTGTGCTTGTCAGACAGCTCGTCCAGCAGCGGGAGCAGCTCGGACAGCCTGGAGTTCAGCGACGCCCCCGTCGCGGCGGGTGCACAGCAGTGCGACGGCACCCTGCAGAGGGAGATGAGGGCGCTTTTTGACGAAAAGATGAGAGAGATCAGATGTAAATCGCCACTTTTCTTCGATGCTTGGGATGTGTGA